A genomic segment from Planktothrix sp. FACHB-1365 encodes:
- a CDS encoding ADP-ribosylglycohydrolase family protein, translating to MNPKPSKEQYRGCLIGQCLGDATGCRVEGYPAFVCKNYVQYELRNQQPRDRDRFPFPFGQYTDDSQLARELLSSYVELGRFDPDDYARRIVSLFSENRIVGRGRTTEAAVERLAQGVPWLEAGTPPPSAGNGSAMRSAPVGLMFYDHPQQLIQVAHKQGFITHQDPRCSGGSVAIAGAVAFVLQNQSFSPEVFLDQISKWVQEISPEFASEILNLNQWIQLPIDSAFELISKAGLEPDHRSEWDGISPFVVGSVLWSLYSFLRTPQDYWETICTAITVGGDVDTTAAMAGAMSGAYLGLDAIPLDLAKQLNDRGTWKYYQLLELADRCYDQKFKTE from the coding sequence ATGAACCCTAAACCGAGTAAAGAACAATATCGAGGTTGTTTAATTGGTCAATGTTTGGGAGATGCCACCGGCTGCCGAGTGGAAGGTTATCCGGCTTTTGTGTGTAAAAATTATGTTCAATATGAACTTAGAAATCAGCAACCGAGAGATCGAGATCGTTTTCCCTTTCCCTTTGGTCAATATACCGATGATTCCCAACTCGCCAGAGAACTGCTTTCGAGTTATGTGGAATTGGGAAGATTTGATCCTGATGACTATGCCCGTCGCATAGTTAGCTTGTTTAGCGAAAACCGCATTGTCGGTAGAGGGCGAACCACCGAAGCTGCCGTTGAACGGTTAGCTCAAGGGGTTCCTTGGCTCGAAGCCGGAACCCCCCCGCCATCGGCCGGAAATGGTAGCGCAATGCGGTCAGCCCCGGTAGGATTGATGTTTTATGATCATCCCCAACAACTGATTCAAGTGGCGCACAAGCAAGGGTTTATAACCCATCAAGATCCTCGATGTTCGGGGGGGTCAGTAGCGATCGCCGGGGCTGTGGCATTTGTATTACAAAATCAATCGTTTTCTCCAGAGGTTTTTCTTGATCAAATTAGTAAATGGGTTCAAGAAATTTCCCCTGAATTCGCATCAGAAATATTAAACTTAAATCAGTGGATTCAATTACCAATTGACTCTGCATTTGAGTTGATTTCTAAGGCGGGATTAGAGCCAGATCATCGCAGTGAATGGGATGGGATTTCCCCCTTTGTAGTTGGCAGTGTGTTATGGAGTTTATATTCTTTTTTGAGAACACCCCAGGACTATTGGGAAACGATTTGTACTGCTATCACTGTTGGTGGAGATGTGGATACAACCGCAGCAATGGCAGGGGCAATGAGTGGGGCTTATTTAGGATTAGATGCAATTCCGTTAGACTTGGCAAAGCAATTAAATGATCGCGGAACTTGGAAATATTATCAACTTCTGGAATTAGCAGATCGCTGTTATGATCAGAAATTCAAAACCGAATAA
- the apcA gene encoding allophycocyanin subunit alpha — protein MSIVTKSIVNADAEARYLSPGELDRIKAFVTSGERRVRIAETLTGARERIIKEAGSQLFQKRPDVVSPGGNAYGQEMTATCLRDLDYYLRLVTYGIVAGDVTPIEEIGIVGAREMYKSLGTPIEAVVEGIRATKNVAAGLLSGEDAAEASAYFDYVIGAMS, from the coding sequence ATGAGTATCGTCACAAAATCCATCGTTAATGCCGACGCCGAAGCGCGTTACCTCAGCCCTGGTGAATTAGATCGAATCAAAGCCTTCGTCACCTCTGGTGAGCGTCGCGTTCGCATCGCCGAAACGCTGACAGGTGCCCGTGAGCGCATCATCAAAGAAGCTGGAAGCCAACTCTTCCAGAAACGCCCTGATGTGGTCTCTCCTGGTGGCAATGCTTATGGCCAAGAAATGACCGCTACCTGCTTACGCGACCTCGACTATTACCTGCGTCTGGTCACCTATGGAATCGTTGCGGGCGATGTTACCCCCATCGAAGAAATCGGGATCGTTGGCGCTCGGGAAATGTACAAATCTCTGGGTACCCCCATTGAAGCCGTTGTCGAAGGAATTCGTGCTACGAAGAATGTTGCTGCTGGTCTGTTATCTGGTGAAGATGCAGCCGAAGCCTCAGCTTACTTCGACTATGTGATCGGTGCAATGTCATAG
- a CDS encoding diacylglycerol kinase produces the protein MGKKYNRELSWTIASNLLVSFKYAWTGIIYAFRTQRNFRIHTIIGTLAIGLGVFLNLPKVEVAIIGLTIGAVMTMELLNTAIESVVDLTVGQSYHELAKIAKDCAAAAVLISAIVALFVAVILLLPPFIAWINLTLLGV, from the coding sequence ATGGGAAAAAAATATAACCGAGAATTATCTTGGACAATAGCATCTAATTTATTAGTTAGCTTTAAATATGCTTGGACTGGAATCATCTATGCTTTTAGAACCCAAAGAAACTTTCGGATTCATACTATTATTGGAACCCTAGCCATTGGCTTGGGTGTTTTTTTAAATTTACCCAAGGTAGAAGTCGCAATTATTGGCTTAACCATTGGGGCGGTAATGACAATGGAATTATTGAATACAGCCATAGAATCCGTTGTTGATTTAACGGTGGGTCAGTCTTACCATGAGTTAGCTAAAATTGCTAAAGATTGCGCTGCGGCGGCCGTTTTAATTTCTGCTATTGTGGCATTATTTGTGGCTGTAATCTTACTATTACCTCCTTTCATCGCCTGGATTAACCTTACCTTATTAGGAGTTTAA
- a CDS encoding AAA-like domain-containing protein, translating to MIKSYYQVGGSLATYIPSYVPRKADKELYEAFRKGEFCYILNCRQMGKSSLLVRTTHRLQNQGFQCAIIDLTVIGSETVTPEQWYKGIVAELCRYFRLFGQFNLKAWWLDNAELSLAQRLGYFIEDILLEYFPDQNIIILIDEIDSVLSLKFQVDDFFALIRSFYNKRVMAPKYYRITWAICGVSTPSDLIQDRNRTPFNIGKPIHLDGFTFEEAQPLAVGLNDQCENGTEILKEILNWTGGQPFLTHKFSQLIFQLMTVNSVSRLRISPGHEKNAVESIARQYLITNWEKQDEPEHLRTIRDRLLRNEQKAGRLLGIYQQILNQIDVNVDDSREKIELLLSGLVIQDKQSLKIKNRIYQEVFNLQWVEKEFNKLRPYWQLLEDWVASEQTDKSRLLRGKALQDAQEWAQNKSLSDLDYQFLSASEIIDRQEVQQALEAQRLKEVEKNAHRQRLLMIILIVAFITVTALGLTNFWQYRKVVISERKARISEIQALASSSEGLFASNHHLDALIEALRARKKLLLLGQVDPKTKSKVELALQQAILGADEYNRLSKPWTGTRGIKFSPDGKLIIVAGQDNTLNLWTKQGRLLKSLKGHQGLLGGLAISRDGQLIASASGDRTVKLWTRDGTLLHTLRSHQAVVQNVEISPNGELIASGSEDGTVKLWRRDGTLLRTLITGNGINYAQAFTADSQKILASREDGKLMIWQVDGQLLATVPGHNAVILGIAINPQGNTIATASADGTLKLWEFSGDTPVLLTTLKQHKGMVMNVAFSPDNQQLASVSDDKTVKLWQRVGTTWNHPQLRSTFAGHQGMIMDVEFSPDGQTLASTSSDNTVKLWKLENPLLKSLKAHQTAVFSLAFSPDSQILASASLDRTVKLWDMSQQGLQSLLPLRILKANHPLMGVTFNPDGKRLALVSMNGMVQLWTRDGTLLSIVKGHQGALRKSRFSPDGTRLVTASGDGTVGLWNVEGKTPVLLRQFKGHQAGLWVADFSPDGQQIASCSGDGTVKLWTKDGQLLRTIKASQMLVRSIAYSPDGQLLVSGGDDKTVKLWKPDGTLVKTLTGHHDMVRAVTFSPDGQLLASGSGDGMIKLWQPNGTLLTTLKAHTGGIWEVAFSRDGQKLASASEDSTVVLWNLQQVRSLDHLIAHGCNWVQDYLQTNGDLEESDRHLCDDLTVSPSTPK from the coding sequence ATGATTAAATCCTATTATCAAGTTGGGGGGAGTCTGGCTACTTATATACCGAGTTATGTTCCCCGAAAAGCTGATAAGGAGTTGTATGAAGCTTTCAGAAAGGGAGAGTTTTGTTATATTCTTAATTGTCGGCAGATGGGGAAGTCTTCTCTTTTAGTACGGACAACTCATCGACTTCAAAATCAAGGGTTTCAGTGTGCGATTATTGACTTGACGGTGATTGGAAGTGAAACCGTTACTCCCGAACAGTGGTATAAAGGAATTGTTGCGGAGTTATGTAGATATTTTCGTTTGTTTGGGCAATTTAATTTAAAAGCTTGGTGGTTAGACAATGCTGAATTATCTTTAGCGCAAAGATTAGGCTATTTTATTGAAGATATTTTATTAGAATATTTCCCCGATCAAAATATTATTATTTTAATTGATGAAATTGATAGTGTTTTAAGTTTAAAATTTCAAGTCGATGATTTTTTTGCCTTGATTCGCTCCTTTTATAATAAAAGAGTCATGGCTCCCAAATATTATCGCATAACTTGGGCAATTTGTGGAGTTTCCACACCTAGCGATTTAATTCAAGATCGGAATCGAACTCCTTTTAATATTGGGAAACCTATTCATCTTGACGGCTTTACCTTTGAGGAAGCGCAACCTTTAGCGGTGGGATTAAATGATCAGTGTGAAAATGGTACAGAAATTTTAAAAGAAATTTTAAATTGGACAGGCGGACAACCTTTTTTAACCCATAAATTTAGTCAATTAATCTTTCAATTAATGACTGTTAATTCCGTTTCGAGGTTAAGGATTTCCCCCGGTCATGAAAAAAATGCAGTTGAGTCTATTGCCCGACAATATTTAATTACTAATTGGGAAAAGCAAGATGAACCTGAACATTTAAGAACCATCCGCGATCGCCTGCTGAGAAACGAACAAAAAGCCGGAAGACTCCTGGGTATCTATCAACAAATTTTAAATCAAATAGACGTAAACGTTGATGATAGCCGAGAAAAAATTGAACTACTGTTGTCGGGTTTAGTGATTCAAGACAAACAATCTCTAAAAATTAAAAATAGAATTTATCAAGAAGTTTTTAATCTTCAATGGGTTGAAAAAGAATTTAACAAACTTCGTCCTTACTGGCAACTATTAGAAGATTGGGTCGCCTCAGAACAAACCGATAAATCTCGTTTATTACGCGGAAAAGCCTTACAAGATGCTCAAGAGTGGGCACAAAACAAAAGTTTAAGTGATTTAGATTATCAATTTTTATCAGCCAGTGAAATTATAGATAGGCAGGAAGTTCAACAAGCTTTAGAAGCCCAACGACTCAAAGAAGTTGAAAAAAATGCTCATAGACAACGGTTATTAATGATAATATTAATAGTAGCATTTATTACCGTAACAGCATTAGGATTAACAAATTTTTGGCAATATCGTAAAGTAGTAATCAGTGAACGAAAAGCTCGAATTAGTGAAATTCAAGCCTTAGCTTCCTCTTCCGAAGGGTTATTTGCGTCTAATCATCATTTAGATGCCTTAATTGAAGCGTTACGCGCTAGAAAAAAACTATTGTTATTAGGTCAAGTTGATCCTAAAACAAAAAGCAAAGTAGAATTAGCCCTTCAACAAGCAATTTTAGGCGCTGATGAATATAACCGCTTATCCAAACCTTGGACAGGAACTCGTGGAATTAAGTTTAGCCCCGATGGGAAACTGATTATCGTCGCCGGTCAGGATAATACCCTTAATCTGTGGACAAAACAAGGCAGACTGTTGAAAAGCCTGAAAGGACATCAGGGACTATTGGGGGGTCTGGCCATCAGTCGAGACGGTCAACTCATAGCCTCCGCTTCCGGCGATCGCACCGTCAAACTCTGGACACGGGATGGGACTTTACTCCATACCTTAAGAAGTCATCAAGCGGTAGTTCAAAATGTAGAGATTAGTCCCAATGGGGAATTAATTGCCTCTGGAAGTGAAGATGGGACAGTAAAACTCTGGCGACGAGATGGCACCCTGCTCCGAACCTTAATCACCGGGAATGGGATCAACTATGCACAGGCATTTACCGCAGATAGTCAAAAAATCCTAGCCAGTCGAGAAGATGGGAAACTCATGATTTGGCAGGTTGATGGTCAACTCTTAGCTACCGTCCCCGGTCATAATGCTGTAATTCTCGGTATAGCGATTAATCCTCAAGGTAATACCATTGCCACAGCCTCGGCGGATGGAACCCTGAAATTGTGGGAATTTTCTGGAGATACCCCCGTACTGCTGACCACCCTGAAACAACACAAAGGCATGGTCATGAATGTAGCCTTCAGTCCCGATAACCAGCAACTAGCCTCCGTATCCGATGACAAAACCGTCAAACTTTGGCAACGAGTCGGGACGACCTGGAATCATCCCCAACTTCGCAGCACCTTTGCTGGACACCAGGGGATGATCATGGACGTAGAGTTTAGTCCTGATGGTCAAACCCTCGCTTCTACATCTTCGGACAATACGGTGAAACTCTGGAAACTAGAGAACCCCTTACTTAAATCTTTAAAAGCCCATCAAACTGCCGTATTTAGCCTTGCCTTCAGCCCCGATAGTCAAATTTTGGCTTCCGCTAGTCTTGATAGGACGGTCAAACTCTGGGACATGAGCCAGCAGGGGCTACAGTCGTTATTACCTCTACGCATCTTAAAAGCCAATCATCCCTTGATGGGAGTCACGTTTAATCCCGATGGCAAACGGTTAGCCCTTGTCAGTATGAATGGAATGGTGCAATTGTGGACAAGGGATGGGACATTGCTATCAATAGTCAAAGGACATCAAGGAGCACTGAGAAAAAGCCGGTTTAGTCCTGATGGTACGCGACTCGTCACCGCCAGTGGAGATGGAACTGTTGGACTCTGGAACGTCGAGGGGAAAACTCCGGTTTTACTCCGGCAATTCAAGGGACATCAAGCGGGTCTTTGGGTCGCTGATTTTAGTCCCGATGGCCAGCAGATCGCCTCCTGTAGTGGAGATGGAACAGTCAAACTTTGGACAAAAGACGGTCAGTTGTTGAGAACCATTAAAGCCAGTCAAATGCTAGTTCGGTCAATCGCCTATAGCCCTGATGGGCAACTTTTAGTCAGTGGGGGCGATGATAAAACCGTGAAACTCTGGAAACCCGATGGCACGTTAGTCAAGACTTTAACGGGACATCATGATATGGTGCGGGCGGTAACCTTTAGTCCCGATGGACAACTTCTCGCCTCTGGAAGTGGGGATGGCATGATTAAATTATGGCAACCAAACGGAACCTTATTAACCACCCTCAAAGCCCACACCGGAGGGATTTGGGAAGTTGCTTTTAGTCGCGACGGTCAAAAACTGGCTTCTGCGAGTGAGGATAGTACCGTTGTTTTGTGGAATCTTCAGCAAGTGCGATCGCTGGATCATTTGATTGCTCACGGATGTAACTGGGTACAAGATTATTTACAGACAAATGGGGACTTAGAAGAGAGCGACAGACATTTGTGCGATGATCTGACAGTTTCACCCTCAACCCCTAAATAA
- a CDS encoding aminodeoxychorismate/anthranilate synthase component II, whose amino-acid sequence MIIVIDNYDSFTYNIVQYLGELGQELPIASEVQVFRNDKISIEEIRQMKPDAVVISPGPGRPEDAGISLELIRELGPTLPILGVCLGHQSIGQVFGGNIISAPELMHGKTSPVHHTGVGVFSNVENPLTATRYHSLVIERETCPDVLEITGWVEDGTIMGVRHRDYPHIQGVQFHPESVLTRSGKQLLRNFLEQI is encoded by the coding sequence TTGATTATTGTTATTGATAATTACGATAGTTTTACTTACAATATTGTTCAATATTTAGGAGAGCTAGGTCAAGAATTACCGATTGCTTCTGAAGTTCAAGTCTTTAGAAATGACAAAATTTCTATCGAAGAAATTCGTCAGATGAAACCCGATGCTGTGGTGATTTCTCCAGGGCCAGGTCGTCCAGAAGATGCTGGAATTTCCCTAGAATTAATTCGAGAATTAGGGCCAACTTTACCCATTTTAGGCGTATGTTTAGGTCATCAAAGTATTGGTCAAGTATTCGGGGGGAATATTATTTCTGCACCGGAACTGATGCACGGAAAAACATCCCCCGTTCATCATACTGGGGTCGGTGTTTTCTCTAATGTCGAGAATCCCTTAACCGCCACTCGCTATCATAGCTTAGTGATTGAACGAGAAACCTGTCCTGACGTTTTAGAAATTACCGGATGGGTAGAAGATGGGACAATTATGGGCGTTCGCCATCGGGACTATCCCCATATTCAGGGGGTACAATTTCACCCGGAAAGCGTTCTCACCCGTTCTGGAAAACAACTCTTAAGAAATTTCCTAGAGCAGATATAA
- a CDS encoding phytanoyl-CoA dioxygenase family protein — protein MQTLVNENIVKKFQEQGYVIIRDFFSPEEMKDLIEEISSTKPRHGSSCLTKGTMTFYSEVFFNSQKIQNFISQQKIVDFLTPIIGSDFWVRWDQAVAKRSGSGIFPWHQDNGYSRLKDGYYQLWISLTDGTPENGGLWLVPGSHKKFLPHKEVENHVAYDGTPDNPVSIQTKAGDIVLFSSLMLHKTTPNITQGTRWAYVIEYMSLHHLDPTVEPPYFVVARDGKSQPEFVQSYPGQFNLINQIKYLDFRLNQLKYFVFQR, from the coding sequence ATGCAAACCTTAGTTAATGAAAATATTGTAAAAAAGTTCCAAGAGCAAGGATATGTAATAATTAGAGACTTCTTTTCTCCAGAAGAAATGAAGGATTTAATTGAAGAAATTTCTTCAACTAAACCTCGACATGGATCAAGTTGCTTGACCAAAGGGACAATGACTTTTTATAGTGAGGTCTTTTTTAACAGTCAGAAAATTCAAAACTTCATTTCGCAACAGAAAATAGTCGATTTCCTCACACCCATCATTGGCTCCGATTTTTGGGTGCGTTGGGATCAAGCTGTCGCTAAAAGATCGGGTTCAGGTATATTTCCCTGGCATCAGGATAACGGCTACAGCCGGCTTAAAGATGGTTATTATCAACTCTGGATTTCCCTAACTGATGGAACTCCAGAAAATGGTGGTCTTTGGTTAGTCCCTGGTAGTCATAAAAAATTCCTACCTCATAAAGAAGTAGAAAATCACGTTGCTTACGATGGGACACCCGATAACCCGGTATCGATTCAGACAAAAGCTGGCGACATTGTACTGTTTTCATCCTTAATGCTGCACAAAACGACTCCTAATATTACCCAAGGGACTCGTTGGGCTTATGTGATTGAGTATATGTCTCTTCATCATCTTGATCCCACTGTTGAACCGCCCTACTTTGTCGTGGCTCGTGATGGTAAATCCCAACCAGAGTTTGTCCAATCTTACCCCGGCCAATTTAATTTGATCAACCAAATAAAATACCTGGATTTCCGACTGAACCAGCTAAAATACTTTGTATTTCAAAGATGA
- the ybeY gene encoding rRNA maturation RNase YbeY: MSVKIEVSIQDCFWDRFVLENPEPNSSPDQSIESSSIIIDYPIKETEWENWFQIWLNHLQFDLPTASSYELSLRLTDNTEIETLNTQYRSQNKPTDVLAFATLEVDCPLPPEILSSQSLYLGDIVISVETAYNQAQEQRHSLKTELGWLATHGLLHLLGWDHPDDESLTEMLNQQRVLLETIGLLAIQP; the protein is encoded by the coding sequence ATGAGCGTCAAAATTGAAGTTAGTATACAGGACTGTTTTTGGGATCGGTTTGTATTAGAAAACCCAGAACCTAACTCCAGCCCAGACCAGAGTATAGAGTCTTCCTCAATTATAATTGACTATCCCATCAAGGAAACAGAATGGGAAAATTGGTTTCAAATTTGGCTGAATCATTTACAGTTTGATCTTCCGACCGCATCCAGTTATGAATTAAGCTTGCGCCTAACGGATAATACGGAGATAGAAACGTTAAATACTCAGTATCGTTCCCAAAATAAACCTACGGATGTGTTAGCTTTTGCTACATTAGAGGTCGATTGTCCCCTACCTCCCGAAATTTTATCTTCTCAATCCCTGTATTTGGGTGATATTGTCATTTCAGTGGAAACCGCTTACAACCAAGCTCAAGAACAGAGGCATTCCCTCAAAACCGAGTTAGGATGGTTAGCGACTCACGGGTTATTACATCTTTTAGGTTGGGATCATCCTGATGATGAAAGTTTAACGGAAATGTTAAACCAACAACGAGTTCTTTTAGAAACTATTGGATTATTAGCAATTCAACCTTGA
- a CDS encoding thylakoid membrane photosystem I accumulation factor — translation MRLTPWNCPPFKALQQCFQGFKGFKTLLITFVIISVFFFTLAPTALASLDDDRFDGNIFALYGGNGSLVPPRVTLAESRRQGRPALLVFFLDDSKDCKKFTTTVSELQRFYGRAADFIPVNVDTLLPDTQFSSQEPGYYYKGYVPQTVLIDQSGKVVFDQNGQVAFERVDDVFRQVFDLLPRSESVELRRRSFNEFNTELVETQR, via the coding sequence ATGCGTCTAACTCCATGGAATTGTCCTCCGTTCAAAGCTCTACAACAGTGCTTTCAGGGTTTTAAAGGTTTCAAAACCCTACTGATAACCTTCGTGATTATTAGTGTATTCTTTTTTACTCTTGCCCCAACGGCGTTAGCCAGTTTGGATGATGATCGCTTTGATGGTAATATTTTTGCGCTGTATGGGGGAAATGGTTCCCTAGTCCCTCCCAGAGTTACCTTAGCAGAATCCCGCAGACAAGGCAGACCTGCTTTATTAGTCTTTTTCTTGGACGATAGCAAAGATTGTAAAAAATTTACAACAACTGTATCTGAACTTCAGCGTTTTTACGGAAGGGCTGCTGATTTTATTCCGGTCAATGTTGATACCTTATTACCCGATACCCAGTTTTCTAGTCAGGAACCGGGCTATTATTACAAAGGCTATGTTCCTCAAACCGTATTAATTGACCAGTCGGGGAAAGTTGTTTTCGATCAAAACGGACAAGTTGCTTTTGAACGGGTTGATGATGTGTTTCGTCAAGTTTTTGATTTACTTCCTCGCTCTGAATCTGTGGAATTGCGGCGACGTTCTTTCAATGAATTTAACACCGAGTTAGTAGAAACTCAGCGTTAA
- a CDS encoding aldo/keto reductase, translating into MEYRILGRTGLKVSAIGIGTWQLSGPVMIDGKADSFPDPGQDKVIDLIHTCGDWGINLIDTAEIYGDGEGQRRIGQAIQGKRDQWLLSSKFGLRRGPNGERIQNPNPDTIRVSLENSLKRLQTDYIDIYLYHSPPNPALIALGREVLETLKQEGKIRFYGISTDDPQILNQLIQNNSVDVVMFSQSLVTYPSELLNLVQKNNLGVMIKGALDAGRLSGEFFHQEPQFSDQDIRKYIFYYGFKPQKYAVYEQFLTEDMSMPGLALRYLLDFETTHTIILGGRSIERYREALKVFNLAPLDSKTHEALEQIRQKIFTKSLLEKIRDRIKTILKLW; encoded by the coding sequence ATGGAATATCGTATCCTGGGTCGAACAGGTTTGAAAGTTTCCGCTATAGGAATTGGAACTTGGCAGTTAAGTGGCCCTGTGATGATTGATGGGAAAGCTGATAGCTTTCCCGACCCTGGACAAGACAAGGTAATCGATTTGATCCATACCTGCGGAGACTGGGGTATAAATTTAATCGATACCGCAGAAATATACGGAGATGGGGAAGGACAGCGACGTATTGGCCAAGCTATCCAAGGGAAAAGAGACCAATGGCTCCTGAGTAGCAAGTTTGGACTTCGTAGAGGGCCTAATGGAGAGAGAATCCAAAATCCTAACCCTGATACTATCCGTGTCAGTCTGGAAAACAGCTTAAAACGACTACAAACAGATTATATTGATATTTACCTTTACCATTCTCCCCCAAATCCGGCCTTAATTGCTCTGGGAAGGGAGGTATTAGAAACCTTAAAACAGGAAGGAAAAATCCGGTTTTATGGAATTTCTACTGATGATCCCCAGATATTAAACCAGCTAATTCAGAATAATTCTGTGGATGTAGTTATGTTTTCCCAATCTCTTGTAACTTATCCTTCTGAGTTGCTCAATCTTGTTCAAAAAAATAACTTGGGCGTAATGATTAAAGGTGCTTTAGATGCTGGAAGGTTATCGGGAGAATTTTTCCACCAAGAACCTCAGTTTTCTGATCAAGACATTCGTAAGTATATCTTTTACTACGGATTTAAACCTCAAAAGTATGCTGTTTATGAACAGTTCCTCACCGAAGATATGTCAATGCCTGGTTTGGCATTGCGCTATCTACTAGACTTTGAGACAACCCACACAATCATCCTCGGCGGGAGATCCATTGAACGCTATCGAGAAGCCTTAAAAGTTTTTAATCTAGCTCCCCTTGATAGTAAAACTCATGAGGCTTTGGAACAAATCAGACAGAAAATTTTTACCAAATCTTTGCTAGAAAAGATTCGAGATCGCATCAAAACAATCTTGAAACTTTGGTAA
- the apcB gene encoding allophycocyanin subunit beta: MQDAITSVINSSDVQGKYLDASALGKLKAYFATGELRVRAASTISANAATIVKEAVAKSLLYSDVTRPGGNMYTTRRYAACIRDLDYYLRYATYAMLAGDPSILDERVLNGLKETYNSLGVPIGSTVQAIQAMKEVTASLVGADAGKEMGIYFDYISSGLS; the protein is encoded by the coding sequence ATGCAAGACGCCATTACCTCCGTAATCAATTCTTCTGACGTTCAAGGTAAGTACCTGGATGCCAGCGCCCTGGGCAAATTAAAAGCCTACTTCGCCACTGGCGAACTGCGGGTTCGTGCTGCTTCCACGATTAGTGCCAACGCAGCCACCATCGTCAAAGAAGCAGTAGCCAAATCTCTGCTGTACTCTGACGTCACCCGTCCTGGTGGAAATATGTACACCACCCGTCGTTATGCTGCTTGCATTCGCGACTTAGACTACTACCTCCGTTATGCCACCTACGCCATGTTAGCTGGCGATCCTTCCATTCTCGATGAGCGCGTGCTCAACGGTTTGAAAGAAACCTATAACTCTCTGGGTGTTCCCATCGGTTCTACCGTTCAAGCCATCCAAGCCATGAAAGAAGTCACCGCTAGTTTAGTGGGTGCTGATGCTGGCAAAGAAATGGGCATTTACTTTGACTATATCTCCTCTGGCTTAAGCTAA
- a CDS encoding phycobilisome linker polypeptide: MRMFKVTACVPSQTRIRTQRELQNTYFTKLVPYDNWFKEQQRIMKMGGKIVKVELATGKPGMNTGLL, encoded by the coding sequence ATGCGGATGTTTAAAGTAACAGCTTGTGTGCCAAGCCAAACCCGGATTCGTACCCAACGGGAATTACAAAATACTTACTTTACAAAGTTAGTTCCCTATGACAATTGGTTCAAAGAACAACAACGCATCATGAAAATGGGCGGTAAAATTGTTAAAGTGGAACTGGCAACGGGCAAGCCCGGAATGAATACAGGATTACTGTAG
- a CDS encoding DUF3285 domain-containing protein: protein MNTPSSPASSEVKPNESKPSYVKLAMRNMVRKGGKSLFHFALTTMGLLGFLIGMAYLTR, encoded by the coding sequence ATGAATACCCCCTCCTCTCCGGCATCCTCAGAAGTTAAACCTAACGAATCCAAACCCAGCTATGTTAAATTAGCGATGCGAAATATGGTTCGCAAAGGCGGAAAGTCGTTGTTTCATTTTGCATTAACCACGATGGGTTTATTAGGATTTCTCATCGGGATGGCTTACCTGACTCGCTAA